In Treponema primitia ZAS-2, a genomic segment contains:
- a CDS encoding heavy metal translocating P-type ATPase produces the protein MTNKVLAIEGMTCAACAKTVERVTKKLPGVSEANVNLATEKLSISFNDGELTIKTIQDAVAKAGYKALTQSVSKVFNIQGMTCAVCAKTIERVTKKLSGVEEANVNLATEKLNIRFDPELLTTAIIKTAITKAGYKALEDADEGELTGRKQGEISSLRNRFITSAVFAAPLLLIAMIPMILEALGVMLPGFLNTMRYPKQYALIQFLLCTPVIIVGRRYYTVGFRNLIKLSPNMDSLIAIGTSAAYIYSFYGVYQIFFNGNVDYELYFEGAAVILALITLGKYMEAVSKGKTSEAIKKLIGLAPKQASVIREGVELLVPIDEVEVGDIVVVRPGERFPVDGIVTEGLTAVDESMLTGESIPVEKKTGDTVIGASINKNGSVHYRATRVGKDTALAQIIRLVENAQGSKAPIARLADIISGYFVPVVMVLALIGAGAWFFSGETFAFSITILISVLVIACPCALGLATPTAIMVGTGKGAQYGVLIKSGVALETAHKIRVVVLDKTGTITEGRPKVTDILTAAGGPDEADLLRLAASGEKGSEHPLGESIVRAAEERHLELLQVEQFQAVPGQGIHATIQGKAVLLGNQKLMAENSIPLESVASEAERLAGEGKTPMFVAVDGAFGGIIAVADTVKETSAEAVERLHRLGVKVAMITGDNKRTAAAIAKQVGIDTVLAEVLPEDKAAEVKKLQDSGKKTAMVGDGINDAPALAQADVGMAIGSGTDIAMESADIVLMKSDLRDVATAIELSRKTIVNIKQNLFWAFAYNTLGIPIAMGALFLLGGPLLNPMIAALAMSLSSVSVVSNALRLRGFKPSKL, from the coding sequence ATGACAAATAAAGTTTTAGCAATAGAAGGGATGACCTGCGCAGCCTGTGCAAAGACTGTAGAACGGGTGACGAAAAAGCTGCCCGGTGTGAGCGAAGCCAATGTGAACCTGGCTACAGAAAAACTCTCCATCAGTTTTAATGACGGTGAACTCACCATAAAGACTATCCAGGATGCAGTCGCCAAGGCGGGGTACAAGGCCCTGACCCAGTCGGTGAGCAAGGTCTTCAATATCCAAGGGATGACCTGCGCGGTCTGCGCAAAGACCATAGAACGGGTGACAAAAAAACTTTCCGGGGTGGAAGAGGCCAATGTAAACCTGGCCACGGAAAAGCTCAACATCCGCTTTGACCCGGAACTGCTGACCACGGCCATTATCAAGACCGCAATTACCAAGGCGGGCTACAAGGCTCTGGAGGATGCGGATGAAGGGGAACTTACAGGGAGAAAGCAGGGGGAGATCAGCAGCCTGCGGAACAGGTTCATCACCTCTGCGGTTTTTGCGGCTCCCTTGTTGCTCATTGCCATGATACCCATGATTCTGGAAGCCCTGGGGGTCATGCTTCCGGGCTTTCTCAACACCATGCGTTACCCCAAACAGTACGCACTGATACAATTCCTGCTCTGTACCCCGGTGATCATCGTGGGGCGGCGCTATTATACCGTAGGTTTCCGCAATCTGATTAAACTCAGCCCCAACATGGATTCCCTTATTGCCATCGGTACCTCCGCCGCTTACATCTACAGTTTCTACGGGGTGTACCAGATATTTTTCAATGGCAATGTAGACTATGAACTGTACTTTGAAGGGGCCGCAGTAATCCTGGCCCTGATCACCCTGGGCAAATACATGGAAGCAGTATCCAAGGGCAAGACCTCGGAGGCGATTAAGAAACTTATCGGCCTGGCGCCGAAACAGGCCTCGGTTATCCGGGAGGGCGTGGAGCTGCTGGTCCCCATTGACGAAGTAGAAGTGGGGGACATCGTGGTGGTACGCCCGGGTGAACGGTTCCCTGTGGACGGTATTGTCACCGAAGGGCTTACCGCGGTGGATGAATCCATGCTCACCGGGGAAAGTATCCCGGTGGAGAAAAAAACCGGCGATACAGTGATTGGCGCCAGCATCAATAAAAACGGTTCGGTGCATTACCGGGCGACCCGGGTTGGCAAGGATACTGCCCTGGCCCAGATCATCCGGCTGGTGGAAAATGCCCAGGGGTCCAAGGCCCCCATTGCCCGGCTAGCGGACATCATCTCAGGCTACTTTGTGCCTGTAGTAATGGTGTTGGCCCTTATCGGCGCCGGGGCGTGGTTCTTCTCCGGGGAAACCTTTGCCTTTTCCATCACCATCCTGATCTCGGTGCTGGTTATCGCCTGCCCCTGCGCTCTGGGCCTGGCTACCCCCACGGCGATCATGGTGGGTACCGGCAAGGGCGCCCAGTACGGTGTGCTGATTAAAAGCGGGGTCGCCCTGGAGACGGCCCACAAGATCCGCGTGGTGGTGCTGGACAAGACCGGGACCATCACTGAAGGCCGGCCCAAGGTGACAGATATACTGACCGCAGCGGGTGGCCCTGATGAGGCGGACCTGCTCAGACTTGCCGCTTCCGGCGAAAAGGGCAGCGAGCATCCCCTGGGAGAGTCCATAGTCAGGGCTGCTGAAGAACGGCACTTAGAGTTATTGCAAGTGGAACAGTTCCAAGCGGTTCCTGGCCAGGGTATCCACGCCACCATTCAGGGGAAGGCGGTGCTGCTGGGTAATCAGAAACTCATGGCGGAGAATAGCATCCCCCTGGAGAGCGTCGCTTCTGAGGCGGAGCGTCTTGCCGGGGAAGGGAAGACACCCATGTTTGTGGCGGTGGACGGCGCCTTCGGGGGCATCATCGCCGTGGCGGACACGGTGAAGGAGACCAGCGCCGAAGCGGTGGAACGGCTCCACCGGCTGGGGGTCAAGGTGGCGATGATCACCGGGGACAACAAACGCACCGCCGCTGCTATCGCCAAACAGGTAGGTATCGACACGGTCCTGGCGGAGGTGCTGCCGGAAGATAAGGCGGCGGAGGTGAAGAAGCTCCAGGACAGCGGTAAGAAGACCGCCATGGTGGGGGACGGGATCAACGATGCCCCGGCCCTGGCCCAGGCTGATGTAGGTATGGCTATCGGGTCCGGCACGGATATTGCCATGGAGTCCGCAGATATAGTGCTCATGAAAAGCGATCTTCGGGATGTAGCCACCGCCATTGAACTTTCCCGCAAGACCATCGTGAACATCAAGCAAAACCTCTTCTGGGCCTTTGCCTACAATACCCTGGGGATCCCCATTGCCATGGGCGCCCTCTTCCTGCTGGGCGGGCCCCTGCTCAATCCTATGATCGCCGCCCTGGCCATGAGCCTTTCCTCGGTGTCCGTGGTGAGTAATGCCTTGCGTTTAAGGGGTTTTAAGCCCTCGAAATTATAG
- a CDS encoding cation transporter, translating to MKTLLKIDGMSCDHCVKHVKDALEEVAGVGSAKVSLKDNSADVEHGDAVTLDSLKAAVVEAGYAVV from the coding sequence ATGAAAACACTGTTGAAAATTGATGGAATGTCCTGCGACCATTGCGTCAAGCATGTTAAGGATGCCCTGGAGGAAGTGGCGGGGGTTGGTTCCGCCAAGGTAAGCCTTAAGGACAATTCCGCCGATGTGGAACACGGAGATGCCGTGACCCTGGACAGCCTGAAAGCCGCGGTGGTAGAAGCGGGTTACGCAGTAGTTTGA
- a CDS encoding response regulator transcription factor yields the protein MNTVLVVDDEAKILDIVKSYLEKSGYRALTAGTGKEALAALRSNKVSLLLLDLMLPDFSGEELCRKVRSESDMPIIMMTAKVDEESIIRGLRIGADDYVTKPFSPRQLMARVAAALRRADGPSSGTGPGEGRNLQRSFPRILSWEALSADTGNRRVTKNGATLPLTPNEYKILILLMSRPQKIFTRDEIIDSIKGDDYDGFDRAIDSHIKNLRQKIEDDPRSPRYILTVYGMGYRFGGEDGL from the coding sequence TTGAACACCGTCCTTGTGGTAGATGATGAGGCAAAGATACTCGACATTGTAAAGTCTTACCTGGAAAAAAGCGGGTACCGGGCGTTAACCGCTGGAACCGGCAAAGAAGCTCTGGCGGCGCTGCGGAGTAATAAGGTATCCCTGCTGCTGCTGGATCTGATGCTGCCCGATTTTTCCGGGGAAGAACTTTGCCGGAAGGTTCGCTCAGAGTCGGACATGCCCATCATCATGATGACCGCCAAAGTTGATGAGGAGAGCATCATCCGCGGACTCCGCATCGGTGCGGATGACTACGTTACCAAACCTTTCAGCCCCCGTCAGCTTATGGCCCGGGTTGCGGCGGCTTTGCGCCGGGCCGACGGCCCTTCCTCCGGAACTGGTCCCGGGGAAGGGCGCAACTTGCAACGAAGTTTCCCGCGCATTCTCTCCTGGGAAGCCTTGTCCGCTGATACTGGGAACCGGCGGGTAACCAAAAACGGGGCGACACTGCCCCTGACTCCCAACGAGTACAAAATACTGATCCTCCTCATGTCCCGGCCCCAGAAGATCTTTACCCGGGATGAGATTATCGACAGTATCAAGGGCGATGATTATGACGGCTTTGACCGGGCCATTGATTCCCATATCAAAAACCTCAGACAAAAAATTGAGGATGATCCCCGGTCACCCCGGTACATTCTGACAGTCTACGGAATGGGGTACCGGTTCGGCGGAGAAGACGGCTTATGA
- a CDS encoding sensor histidine kinase, with the protein MISLRNRLVLIYALFICLSVLLVGLIINQFAGKLFTDFVTENINSESREIINSITDQYDPGTKSFDVISVEAMGMYFVHRGYIISIEDTLGEIVWDARSCDMQQCAMVINEIADRMEREYSIGGGFQLIQYPLVYNDSPIGRLNIETYGPFFYSENEAAFLSGLNRFLLVAGITFVLLSVLVSILLAAGISKPILKAAEAARHIAGGELSARIPDSYTIRELHELSRSVNDLASALENGERWQKRLTSDIAHELRTPLTCLQGNIEAMIDGVWEPTAERLSSCYEEIRRLNKLVEDLNFLSILERDNLILHKTEFDLNKLLSSVVELFKPEALEKGIEITLVNSGKLMISGDYDRLTQVFINLVSNAIKYTDHGSVTVEAAASLNASEGYYCEVSVADTGIGMDGEELSHIFERFYRSDTSRNRNTGGAGIGLSIVQTIVKVHGGQILAESEKGRGSIFRVRLAREPD; encoded by the coding sequence ATGATAAGTCTGCGGAACCGCCTGGTCCTGATCTATGCTTTGTTTATTTGCCTCTCAGTTTTACTGGTGGGTCTTATCATCAACCAGTTTGCAGGAAAACTCTTTACAGACTTTGTCACTGAAAATATCAACAGCGAAAGCAGGGAAATTATCAACTCCATAACAGATCAGTACGATCCGGGCACGAAAAGTTTTGATGTGATCAGCGTTGAAGCCATGGGGATGTACTTTGTCCACCGGGGATATATCATTTCCATTGAGGATACCCTGGGCGAAATAGTCTGGGACGCCCGGTCCTGCGATATGCAGCAATGCGCCATGGTGATCAACGAAATTGCTGATAGAATGGAGAGGGAGTATTCCATAGGCGGGGGTTTTCAGTTAATTCAATACCCCTTGGTCTACAACGATAGCCCTATCGGGCGTCTTAATATTGAAACCTACGGCCCTTTTTTTTACAGCGAAAATGAAGCTGCCTTTTTATCCGGCCTTAACAGGTTCCTGCTTGTTGCGGGGATTACTTTTGTACTCCTGAGTGTTCTGGTGTCCATCCTCCTGGCTGCGGGAATTTCAAAGCCGATTCTCAAAGCTGCAGAAGCTGCCCGGCATATTGCCGGAGGCGAGCTTTCGGCAAGAATACCCGACAGTTATACTATCCGTGAACTTCACGAACTTTCCAGATCGGTCAACGATCTGGCTTCAGCCCTGGAGAACGGAGAACGATGGCAAAAGCGGCTGACTTCGGATATTGCCCATGAACTGCGTACCCCCCTGACCTGCCTCCAGGGAAACATTGAGGCCATGATCGACGGGGTTTGGGAACCTACGGCAGAACGGCTGTCCAGTTGTTATGAAGAGATACGGCGGCTCAACAAGCTGGTAGAAGATTTGAACTTCCTCTCAATCCTTGAGCGGGACAATCTGATACTTCATAAAACTGAATTTGATTTGAACAAATTACTCAGTTCTGTTGTGGAACTATTCAAGCCGGAAGCCTTGGAAAAGGGTATAGAAATAACCCTTGTCAATTCCGGGAAACTGATGATTTCAGGCGATTATGACCGGCTGACCCAGGTGTTTATCAACCTGGTTTCAAATGCGATTAAATATACCGACCATGGCAGTGTTACTGTGGAAGCAGCAGCGAGCCTGAATGCCTCAGAAGGGTATTACTGCGAAGTGTCCGTAGCTGACACAGGGATAGGCATGGATGGAGAGGAGCTTTCCCACATCTTTGAGCGGTTTTACCGTTCCGATACATCCCGAAACCGCAACACCGGCGGTGCGGGGATTGGGCTTTCCATTGTTCAGACCATAGTAAAGGTCCATGGCGGGCAGATATTGGCGGAGAGCGAAAAAGGAAGGGGCAGCATTTTCAGGGTTCGCTTGGCCAGGGAACCGGATTAG
- a CDS encoding FecR family protein, whose amino-acid sequence MGYWNRFFVLIFISAGGILFAQDFGTFWEVNGTVEIRSPDGTWVRAGPGDRIEKATLISSGFKSSAVISLGDSIVMLRPLTRLSLEEILQNKEGEAISLSLQTGRIRAEVSPPSGGRTDFTIRSPSAVASVRGTSFEFDTVNLRVLHGQVLYSRINGTQVPVAGGEMSYVDEIEGRVVSPFEAAAENLSLPHPMGSGSGLRGNTRDISPGTGTVGIEFAWD is encoded by the coding sequence ATGGGATACTGGAACCGCTTTTTTGTATTGATCTTTATATCCGCCGGGGGCATCCTCTTTGCCCAGGATTTTGGCACTTTTTGGGAAGTAAACGGGACGGTGGAAATACGGAGCCCGGATGGGACTTGGGTACGCGCCGGTCCCGGGGATCGGATAGAGAAAGCAACCCTCATTTCATCGGGGTTTAAAAGCAGCGCTGTTATTTCCCTGGGGGATTCGATTGTTATGCTGCGGCCTTTAACCCGCTTAAGCCTGGAAGAAATACTGCAGAATAAAGAGGGCGAAGCGATAAGCCTGTCCCTCCAGACCGGAAGGATCCGGGCAGAGGTATCCCCTCCTTCCGGAGGGAGAACCGACTTTACCATCAGAAGCCCTTCGGCGGTTGCATCGGTCCGGGGGACATCCTTTGAATTTGATACCGTAAATCTCCGGGTTCTTCACGGGCAGGTCCTGTACTCTCGTATCAACGGAACTCAGGTCCCTGTAGCCGGCGGGGAAATGAGTTATGTGGATGAGATAGAAGGCCGGGTGGTATCCCCCTTTGAAGCCGCTGCAGAAAACCTGAGCCTCCCCCACCCCATGGGAAGCGGTTCAGGGCTCAGGGGAAATACCCGGGATATTTCACCCGGCACAGGTACTGTGGGAATAGAGTTTGCGTGGGACTAG
- a CDS encoding queuosine precursor transporter, which translates to MNTRSFRYLDLIMAFFVAVLITSNVASSAKIVDLGFSVLGYRLAFDGGTLLFPLSYVFGDILTEVYGFRASRRVIWAGFAALALSSLIFFFLRLLPADGEWEAYAGTAAYDAILGGMSTGGIALASLTAYLVGEFSNSVVLSRMKVLMKGRLLWVRTIGSTLVGEFLDSLIFVLIASITGVFGWELFVSLVLTNYLLKCSIEVIMTPLTYLAVHKLKKAESADVYDVGISFNPFKRAEANP; encoded by the coding sequence ATGAATACCCGATCCTTCCGTTACCTCGACCTAATCATGGCCTTTTTCGTGGCGGTACTTATCACCAGCAATGTGGCGTCCTCGGCTAAAATCGTGGACCTGGGATTTTCGGTCCTGGGATACCGTCTGGCCTTTGACGGCGGAACCCTGCTTTTCCCCCTGTCCTACGTTTTCGGTGACATCCTCACCGAGGTCTATGGCTTCCGCGCTTCCCGGCGGGTCATCTGGGCCGGATTCGCCGCCCTGGCCCTGTCTTCCCTGATCTTCTTCTTCCTCCGGCTCCTCCCGGCGGACGGCGAATGGGAGGCTTATGCCGGAACCGCCGCCTATGACGCCATCCTGGGGGGCATGAGTACCGGGGGCATAGCCCTGGCGAGTCTTACCGCTTATTTGGTGGGGGAATTCTCCAATTCGGTGGTTCTTTCCCGAATGAAGGTGCTTATGAAAGGGAGGCTGCTCTGGGTCCGTACCATAGGCAGCACCCTGGTGGGGGAATTTCTGGACAGCCTGATCTTTGTCCTTATCGCCAGCATTACCGGGGTCTTTGGCTGGGAATTGTTTGTCTCCCTGGTGCTGACCAACTACCTGCTAAAGTGCTCCATCGAAGTAATCATGACCCCCCTGACGTACCTGGCGGTACATAAACTGAAGAAGGCCGAATCTGCGGATGTCTACGATGTGGGGATAAGTTTTAATCCCTTTAAGAGGGCAGAGGCAAACCCCTAG
- a CDS encoding DUF3786 domain-containing protein: MKNWVNSHDSLKLYPLRLWWTRGPAYYTIDKMANGYEKTYEVIVPRLKDCEFSYAALRLGFDLVDRYNMAIDFLGRKYEVDREGVRPLDGKAVDVNILSVLVYYAISKGNTEPQYDFALLNTFTGGLVSGGARGPDWMVAPILKAFGNDYELFRRAARNMGMIYEGSRSAGEHAWQYRLLPKIPVLIKYFEADDEFPCDIKIYYDKTVPEFLDFEPLAVLNGCLVAAIAHGADIL, encoded by the coding sequence TTGAAAAATTGGGTTAACAGCCATGATTCCCTTAAATTGTACCCATTGCGGCTGTGGTGGACAAGGGGACCCGCTTATTATACCATTGATAAAATGGCAAACGGTTATGAAAAAACCTACGAAGTTATAGTTCCCCGTCTGAAGGATTGCGAGTTTTCCTACGCCGCACTCAGACTGGGCTTTGATCTGGTTGACCGGTACAACATGGCTATAGACTTTCTCGGCAGAAAATATGAAGTCGATCGGGAAGGGGTGCGGCCTTTGGACGGGAAGGCTGTGGACGTCAATATTTTGAGCGTCCTGGTGTACTACGCCATCTCAAAGGGCAATACGGAACCGCAGTACGACTTTGCTCTGCTCAATACCTTTACCGGCGGGCTCGTTTCCGGCGGCGCCAGAGGGCCCGATTGGATGGTTGCACCGATACTGAAAGCCTTTGGGAACGACTACGAACTGTTCCGCCGGGCTGCGAGAAATATGGGGATGATCTACGAAGGAAGCCGTAGCGCCGGTGAACACGCCTGGCAATACCGGCTGCTGCCTAAAATTCCGGTGCTGATCAAATACTTTGAGGCGGACGACGAATTCCCCTGTGACATCAAAATCTATTACGATAAAACCGTCCCGGAATTTCTGGACTTTGAGCCCCTGGCGGTGTTAAACGGCTGCCTGGTGGCGGCCATTGCCCACGGGGCGGATATCCTCTAG
- a CDS encoding tRNA threonylcarbamoyladenosine dehydratase, producing the protein MAVNPIFQRLTLLTGTEAMDALAHTRVIVFGIGGVGSWCAEALVRSGVGHIAIVDSDTVCVTNINRQVQATTAAVGQFKVDVLKKRLLEINPGCDVAAFGKVFSRESAGDFGIEQADYVIDAIDSLTHKLDLIEYTLKAGVPFFSSMGMAQKLDPTRLKTADIWETQGCPLARLVRAGLRKRAFQGHFTVVYSAERLPLNAGVSVACGSAQCLCPSRNGADGATEWCSSKKVINGSAVTVTATAGMILGSLVLQDVYARYNPALLATPTSVGESPAQLPAVPLHG; encoded by the coding sequence ATGGCTGTTAACCCAATTTTTCAACGGCTCACCCTCCTCACCGGCACTGAAGCCATGGACGCCCTGGCCCATACCCGGGTGATCGTCTTTGGGATCGGCGGTGTGGGGAGCTGGTGCGCCGAAGCCCTGGTCCGTTCCGGGGTGGGGCATATCGCCATAGTGGATTCCGATACGGTCTGCGTTACCAATATTAACCGCCAGGTCCAGGCTACCACTGCCGCCGTGGGGCAGTTCAAGGTTGATGTACTTAAAAAGCGGCTCCTGGAGATCAACCCCGGCTGCGATGTCGCCGCCTTCGGGAAGGTTTTTTCCCGGGAAAGCGCCGGGGATTTTGGCATTGAACAGGCGGACTATGTTATTGACGCCATCGACAGCCTGACCCATAAGCTGGACCTCATTGAGTATACCCTAAAAGCCGGGGTTCCCTTTTTTTCATCCATGGGTATGGCCCAAAAACTCGATCCTACCCGGCTTAAAACTGCGGATATCTGGGAAACCCAGGGCTGCCCCCTGGCCCGACTGGTCCGCGCCGGCCTGCGGAAACGGGCCTTCCAGGGCCACTTCACCGTAGTCTACAGCGCTGAGCGGCTCCCTTTGAACGCCGGCGTCTCTGTTGCCTGCGGTTCAGCCCAATGTCTCTGTCCATCCCGAAACGGCGCCGATGGGGCTACCGAGTGGTGCAGCTCCAAAAAGGTGATCAACGGGAGCGCCGTCACGGTCACTGCAACTGCGGGGATGATCCTGGGGAGCCTGGTGCTTCAGGATGTGTATGCCCGGTATAATCCGGCGCTACTTGCAACGCCGACTTCAGTCGGAGAGTCCCCCGCGCAGCTTCCCGCGGTACCGCTTCATGGCTAA
- a CDS encoding tRNA 2-thiocytidine biosynthesis TtcA family protein, with protein MANRFLRTARADTVVQKLTAKAILERNLIAEGDRILIAASGGKDSTVMAWALSALKPALKRDYELEAIHISSDFCACCKKSALSQQLAGWGIPFTDLFVPVIGRLKEGEKMNCYWCSTQRRTELLKYAVENNFNKIALGHHLDDIIETFFMNMTAKGELSTMPMLLSYRKYPVSLIRPLGYLEEQQIIACAAEKDILKAVCTCPYGINSKRRDMRKRIAEFTGNSGAMKRRMLKALSTGEKALSAEKE; from the coding sequence ATGGCTAACCGCTTCCTCCGTACAGCCCGGGCGGACACGGTGGTGCAGAAGCTTACCGCCAAGGCCATCCTGGAACGGAACCTTATCGCTGAGGGGGACCGGATCCTCATCGCCGCCTCCGGGGGCAAGGACTCTACGGTCATGGCCTGGGCGCTTTCGGCGCTCAAACCGGCGCTGAAACGGGACTATGAGCTGGAGGCTATTCACATTTCCAGCGACTTCTGCGCGTGCTGCAAAAAGTCTGCTCTTTCCCAGCAGCTTGCCGGATGGGGCATCCCCTTTACGGATCTTTTTGTGCCGGTCATTGGCCGGCTCAAGGAGGGGGAGAAGATGAACTGCTACTGGTGTTCCACTCAGAGGCGGACAGAGCTTTTGAAATACGCGGTGGAAAACAATTTCAACAAGATCGCCCTGGGCCATCACCTGGATGACATTATCGAAACCTTCTTTATGAACATGACCGCCAAAGGGGAGCTTTCCACTATGCCCATGCTCCTTTCTTATCGAAAGTATCCGGTAAGCCTTATCCGGCCTTTGGGGTATTTGGAGGAACAACAGATCATAGCCTGCGCGGCGGAAAAGGACATACTCAAGGCGGTCTGTACCTGCCCCTACGGGATCAACTCCAAACGCCGGGATATGCGGAAGCGCATAGCCGAATTTACCGGCAATTCCGGAGCAATGAAGCGGCGTATGCTCAAGGCCCTTTCTACCGGGGAAAAGGCCTTGTCGGCTGAGAAAGAATGA
- a CDS encoding glucosaminidase domain-containing protein: MRKNSIFFILLIIAGVSLFFSCATSQAIPVSRSRTPVEPKKPTLLPNQPPQGNSPAESAGAGRTASSSGRATAALPERVTPSGAAPERMENPSVKWPLLGKGRLEAEKLAAFLLKVNAEADPEFVNQLSELYITEAALEGIDHDVAFSQMCLETGFLRYGGLVTPEMNNFCGLGAIGPEQPGERFPTPQLGVRAQIQHLKGYATEEPLAQDLVDPRYKYVRYGSAPTIEGLAGTWAADRSYADKIVSVLQRLYNNAAGLARKAGSAATATTAAADPAQPNS; the protein is encoded by the coding sequence ATGCGGAAAAATTCGATATTCTTCATATTACTAATTATTGCAGGGGTATCCCTGTTTTTTTCCTGCGCTACTTCCCAGGCAATTCCCGTCTCCCGCTCCCGAACCCCGGTGGAACCGAAAAAACCAACCCTCCTGCCGAATCAGCCGCCTCAGGGAAATTCGCCCGCCGAGTCCGCAGGGGCGGGAAGGACGGCGTCCTCCTCCGGCAGGGCAACAGCGGCGCTTCCTGAACGGGTAACCCCTTCCGGGGCAGCCCCGGAGCGAATGGAAAACCCTTCGGTGAAATGGCCCCTCTTGGGCAAGGGCAGACTGGAAGCGGAAAAATTAGCGGCTTTTTTATTGAAAGTAAATGCAGAAGCGGACCCTGAATTTGTTAATCAGCTTTCAGAGCTTTACATTACGGAAGCAGCCCTGGAGGGTATCGATCACGATGTGGCCTTTTCCCAGATGTGCCTGGAAACAGGGTTCCTCCGCTATGGCGGCTTAGTAACCCCGGAGATGAATAATTTCTGCGGCCTTGGCGCCATAGGCCCGGAACAGCCCGGGGAACGCTTCCCCACTCCCCAGCTAGGCGTACGGGCCCAGATTCAGCACCTTAAGGGCTATGCCACCGAGGAACCGCTGGCCCAGGACCTGGTGGACCCTCGTTATAAGTACGTCCGCTACGGCTCGGCGCCTACCATTGAGGGCTTGGCCGGGACCTGGGCCGCAGACCGCAGTTACGCCGATAAGATCGTCAGTGTTCTGCAACGGCTCTACAATAATGCTGCCGGTCTCGCGAGGAAAGCCGGATCCGCAGCAACTGCCACTACAGCCGCAGCGGATCCGGCACAACCGAATTCGTAA
- a CDS encoding extracellular solute-binding protein: MKKIPVLAAALGVALLSLFMLSGCAKKTQLYVYNWIYYTPDSVLRKFEKEYDCKIVYDTFASNEELYAKLLSGGTGYDLVFPSGDYVSIMIKQGMLDRIDKTKLSNLGNIDPIVLQKAAYDPNMEYSVPYYFGAAGIAVNTARIPAFEKSWSIFGRKDLQGKMTMLDDMREVLGDALVHLGYSVNSVNPAEIAAARDLVNNYWKPNLIKFDAEAFGKGFADEDFWVVQGYAEVVYEEISEAQRAHTAFFIPPEGGPAYIDSMCLLKGAKNADLAYKFIDFIHRPDIYAEFTDYFGFPATANVPARQLKKITPLYQAEELVNTELKDDVGADLKLYDDAWLSIRVGE; this comes from the coding sequence ATGAAGAAAATACCTGTATTGGCCGCGGCGCTGGGAGTAGCGCTACTGTCACTGTTTATGCTCAGCGGCTGCGCTAAAAAAACGCAGCTTTATGTCTACAACTGGATATATTACACTCCCGACTCGGTGCTGCGGAAATTTGAGAAAGAGTATGACTGCAAAATTGTGTACGACACCTTTGCATCCAACGAGGAGCTCTACGCAAAGCTTCTGTCCGGCGGCACAGGGTACGATCTGGTTTTCCCCTCCGGGGACTATGTTTCCATCATGATCAAGCAGGGAATGCTTGATCGGATCGACAAAACAAAATTATCCAACTTGGGCAATATTGATCCCATAGTGCTCCAGAAAGCGGCCTACGATCCGAACATGGAGTACAGTGTGCCCTACTATTTTGGCGCGGCGGGAATTGCGGTAAATACTGCACGGATACCTGCCTTTGAAAAGAGCTGGTCTATTTTTGGTCGTAAGGATCTGCAAGGGAAAATGACCATGCTGGACGATATGCGGGAAGTGCTCGGTGACGCCCTGGTCCATCTGGGCTATTCGGTGAATTCCGTAAACCCCGCTGAAATTGCCGCCGCCCGGGATCTGGTGAATAATTACTGGAAGCCAAACCTGATCAAGTTTGACGCTGAAGCCTTTGGCAAAGGATTCGCGGACGAAGACTTCTGGGTTGTCCAGGGTTACGCCGAAGTGGTATATGAAGAAATCTCGGAGGCACAAAGGGCGCATACCGCATTCTTTATTCCTCCTGAAGGCGGTCCCGCCTATATCGACAGTATGTGCCTGCTCAAGGGCGCCAAGAATGCGGACCTGGCCTATAAATTCATCGACTTCATCCACCGGCCGGATATCTATGCGGAATTTACCGATTACTTCGGCTTTCCCGCTACGGCCAATGTTCCTGCCCGGCAGTTGAAAAAGATTACCCCCCTCTATCAGGCGGAGGAACTTGTCAATACCGAGCTTAAGGACGATGTGGGAGCGGACCTGAAACTTTACGACGATGCCTGGCTTTCAATCCGGGTCGGAGAGTAA